One window of Thermocoleostomius sinensis A174 genomic DNA carries:
- a CDS encoding urease subunit beta has protein sequence MIPGELLVEPGDIELNAGRETVTLSVANTGDRPIQVGSHFHFFEVNQALIFDRSQARGMRLDIPAGTAVRFEPGDEKTVTLVPLVGKREVYGLNGLVNGALDDLSSLKEKKKAEKTDKRKKK, from the coding sequence ATGATTCCTGGAGAATTATTGGTAGAACCGGGCGATATTGAACTGAACGCTGGGCGAGAAACTGTGACCCTTTCCGTAGCAAATACGGGCGATCGACCTATCCAAGTTGGCTCTCATTTTCACTTCTTTGAAGTAAACCAAGCCCTGATCTTTGATCGATCCCAGGCACGAGGGATGCGCTTAGATATTCCAGCAGGTACAGCGGTTCGGTTTGAACCTGGCGATGAGAAAACCGTAACGCTGGTACCATTGGTGGGCAAACGTGAAGTATATGGCTTGAACGGACTTGTGAACGGTGCACTGGATGATCTATCGAGCTTGAAAGAGAAGAAAAAAGCTGAAAAGACAGACAAAAGAAAGAAGAAATAG
- the gatB gene encoding Asp-tRNA(Asn)/Glu-tRNA(Gln) amidotransferase subunit GatB: MTTATPAKTKYEAIIGLETHCQLSTETKIFSSSSTKFGADPNTNIDPVCMGLPGTLPVLNEKVLEYAVKAGLALNCTIAPYSKFDRKQYFYPDLPKNYQISQYDLPIAEHGWLEIELTDDKGKPIVGEDGKALTKRIGITRLHMEEDAGKLVHAGSDRLSGSTHSLVDYNRAGVPLVEIVSEPDMRSGQEAAEYAQELRRIMRYLGVSDGNMQEGSLRCDVNISVRPVGSEKFGTKVEIKNMNSFSAIQKAIDYEIDRQITAIEAGEKIVQETRLWDEGSQRTFTMRVKEGSSDYRYFPEPDLGPIEVSKEQLAQWKSELPELPAAKRHRYENELGLSAYDARVLTDDRSVSEYFEAVVAAGANPKLAANWIMGDISAHLNNEKLSITDIPLKPDGLAEMIQLIEANTISNKIAKDILPDLLSQGGSPKAIVEKKGLLQVSDPTVIEAAIDKVMAAFPDELEKYRGGKTKLLGFFVGQVMKETGGKADPKLTNQLLQQKLNAE, translated from the coding sequence ATGACTACTGCGACTCCGGCTAAAACTAAATACGAAGCCATCATTGGACTGGAGACCCATTGCCAACTCAGCACCGAAACGAAGATTTTCTCGAGCAGTTCCACTAAGTTTGGAGCCGATCCCAACACCAATATTGATCCGGTTTGTATGGGGTTGCCCGGAACATTGCCGGTTCTAAACGAAAAAGTACTCGAGTATGCCGTCAAAGCCGGTCTAGCGCTCAACTGTACGATCGCTCCCTACAGCAAATTCGATCGCAAGCAGTACTTCTATCCAGACTTGCCAAAAAACTATCAGATCTCGCAGTACGATTTACCAATTGCCGAGCACGGTTGGCTAGAGATTGAACTCACCGACGACAAAGGCAAGCCGATTGTGGGTGAAGACGGCAAAGCTCTGACCAAGCGGATTGGCATTACTCGTCTGCATATGGAAGAAGACGCTGGCAAACTGGTTCATGCTGGTAGCGATCGGCTATCGGGGTCTACGCACTCGCTAGTAGACTACAACCGGGCAGGTGTGCCATTGGTAGAAATTGTTTCAGAGCCGGATATGCGATCGGGGCAAGAAGCCGCCGAATATGCCCAAGAACTGCGCCGCATTATGCGTTATCTGGGCGTCAGTGATGGCAATATGCAGGAAGGCTCGTTGCGTTGCGATGTGAATATCTCGGTGCGTCCTGTCGGTTCCGAGAAATTTGGCACGAAGGTAGAAATCAAAAACATGAACTCCTTCAGCGCCATTCAAAAGGCGATCGACTATGAGATCGATCGGCAAATCACTGCTATTGAGGCGGGCGAGAAAATTGTTCAAGAAACACGCCTGTGGGATGAAGGTTCGCAGCGCACCTTTACCATGCGGGTGAAAGAAGGCTCCAGCGACTATCGCTATTTCCCCGAACCGGATTTGGGCCCGATCGAAGTCTCGAAAGAGCAGTTGGCGCAGTGGAAGTCTGAATTGCCGGAACTACCAGCCGCTAAGCGTCATCGCTACGAAAACGAGTTAGGCTTATCGGCCTACGATGCCCGCGTCCTAACCGATGATCGATCGGTGTCTGAATACTTTGAAGCAGTGGTAGCAGCCGGGGCTAATCCCAAGCTAGCAGCTAACTGGATCATGGGTGATATCAGCGCTCACCTTAACAACGAAAAGCTAAGCATTACCGATATTCCACTGAAGCCAGACGGATTGGCGGAGATGATTCAACTGATTGAAGCCAACACCATCAGCAACAAAATCGCTAAAGATATCTTGCCGGATTTGCTGAGCCAAGGCGGTTCTCCTAAGGCGATCGTCGAGAAGAAAGGGCTGCTACAAGTCTCTGATCCAACGGTGATTGAAGCGGCGATCGACAAGGTGATGGCGGCGTTTCCCGACGAGTTAGAAAAATATCGCGGCGGCAAAACTAAACTGTTGGGCTTTTTTGTCGGACAGGTGATGAAGGAGACGGGCGGCAAGGCCGATCCCAAACTGACGAATCAGTTGCTTCAGCAAAAACTGAATGCTGAGTGA
- a CDS encoding MHYT domain-containing protein, with protein sequence MSGTYNFSLVIVSALIAIVSAYIALEVARRLLHSRQDQQQIWLFGGGAVMGTGIWAMHFIAMLAFNIPLYVSYNLPLVFLSLILAIGAATQAFYIVSRRHSPISLLTGSIIMGIGIALMHYTGMAAMHMPASLQYQPILFAVSILVAISVSYVALQLTRRFQDEQRSKQVGKKLATACLMGGAVLSMHYTGMAAAVFVPQYNKVITASGLDNTWLAFIVCGFVFLTLVPMAAALLSDSLETRR encoded by the coding sequence ATGAGTGGTACGTATAATTTTTCCCTTGTTATTGTTTCGGCATTGATTGCGATCGTCTCTGCGTATATTGCCCTGGAGGTAGCTAGACGGTTACTTCACTCTAGACAAGACCAGCAGCAAATTTGGTTGTTTGGCGGTGGTGCTGTCATGGGAACGGGCATCTGGGCGATGCACTTTATTGCCATGCTTGCCTTTAACATCCCACTGTATGTTAGCTACAACCTACCGCTTGTCTTCCTGTCTTTGATACTAGCGATCGGAGCAGCAACTCAAGCATTTTACATCGTGAGTCGCCGCCATTCACCCATCTCGTTGCTAACCGGCAGCATCATTATGGGAATTGGCATTGCCCTAATGCACTACACCGGAATGGCAGCAATGCACATGCCAGCTAGTTTGCAATATCAGCCCATTCTGTTTGCCGTTTCAATTCTGGTTGCAATTTCAGTTTCCTATGTCGCGTTGCAACTGACTCGGCGATTTCAAGATGAACAACGATCGAAACAGGTGGGTAAAAAACTAGCAACGGCCTGCTTGATGGGAGGAGCTGTCCTGTCAATGCATTATACAGGGATGGCAGCGGCTGTATTTGTGCCGCAATACAACAAGGTAATTACGGCTTCTGGGTTAGATAATACCTGGCTAGCATTCATCGTCTGTGGGTTTGTGTTTTTGACCCTAGTACCAATGGCGGCCGCGCTCTTGAGTGACTCGCTTGAAACTCGAAGGTGA
- a CDS encoding peptidoglycan DD-metalloendopeptidase family protein, with translation MKRARLRKEKPVSPFPGEAADSLSAQSELPHPGMNRRTRTSAAMIGLALSMGTTSLLLPRHNDGAAAAEPKAPDTISAAFSDTAPESDSQSSAPIPTVRMVEHMVQEGQTLQQLADRYQVNVWSIAVANGLTPNSELMVGQVLKVPVRGELSPAQAVAIESLVGGSESGDLVASAHLNQVEMNGPVAASESLGTDRNDALNRLRQQRDRLRDSLAELRGEESEPAVNVLKRDFTDSSRSVVASTLGSVVLEASSEQSTLAALPTQSLSGEAVSATQDTDSVQVARVSATQDDEAAVPSLPVGATTAQVYRVNPGDTVAAIARSHNIPQSLLIDANNLSDPNVIFVGQTLTVPAIQPTSPASPVQVASETLSAAILPAIPTGGTAPGLSTVDTSNTVTTETVNTEAPAVPSLLAQSTSESLPHPIASPTVQQPRPQIAVAPLPEASVGPLGVDSEPGLMMESNPGSQVNPYVASLLSEIKTLRQRNQPATVSEAQSVPAQEPPERAAAVVSPSSASEVAVSPHFNPAAVERQVGETRPISNATQTTPASPNLVAAAPLGSESYDPLLQPITGRMVSPDLPPLPGADTFLPEDGLFNGYIWPSTGLLTSGYGWRWGRMHQGIDIAADIGTPIYAAATGVIEFAGWNSGGYGNMVEVRHPDGSMTRYAHMNAVYVRVGQAVRQGEQLGEMGSTGYSTGPHLHFEVHLPNQGTVNPIAYLPPQ, from the coding sequence TTGAAGCGAGCACGTTTGCGGAAGGAAAAGCCTGTGTCGCCTTTCCCAGGGGAAGCTGCCGATTCCCTCTCGGCTCAGTCCGAGCTTCCTCACCCAGGAATGAATCGTAGGACACGAACTTCTGCCGCCATGATAGGGCTAGCCCTCTCGATGGGCACAACTAGTCTGTTGCTCCCTCGGCACAATGATGGAGCCGCAGCGGCCGAACCGAAAGCGCCTGATACTATTTCAGCCGCTTTTTCTGATACCGCTCCCGAGTCAGACTCTCAATCTTCAGCACCCATTCCAACCGTCCGCATGGTTGAGCATATGGTGCAGGAGGGACAAACTCTTCAACAATTAGCCGATCGCTATCAGGTCAATGTTTGGAGCATTGCCGTTGCCAATGGGTTAACGCCTAACTCTGAGTTAATGGTTGGGCAAGTTTTGAAGGTTCCTGTCCGCGGTGAACTCAGTCCTGCGCAAGCAGTGGCAATAGAGAGTCTGGTAGGAGGCTCAGAGTCTGGTGATTTGGTCGCATCAGCTCATCTCAATCAAGTTGAGATGAACGGCCCCGTGGCTGCATCTGAAAGTTTGGGAACCGATCGGAACGATGCCCTCAATCGCTTGCGACAACAGCGCGATCGGTTGCGGGATAGTCTGGCGGAGTTGAGGGGTGAGGAGTCTGAACCTGCGGTTAATGTTCTTAAGCGCGACTTTACTGATTCCAGCCGCAGCGTCGTTGCGTCTACACTCGGTTCAGTGGTTCTAGAGGCCAGTTCGGAGCAATCGACCCTAGCTGCGTTGCCTACTCAGTCCTTGTCTGGAGAGGCTGTATCCGCAACTCAGGATACCGATTCTGTTCAAGTCGCTCGTGTTTCGGCAACCCAAGATGATGAAGCGGCTGTTCCCTCCCTGCCTGTAGGCGCAACAACCGCCCAAGTTTATCGCGTTAATCCTGGGGATACGGTGGCGGCGATCGCTCGTTCTCACAATATTCCTCAATCGCTGTTGATTGATGCCAACAATTTGAGCGATCCCAATGTAATTTTTGTGGGACAAACGTTAACGGTTCCAGCCATTCAACCAACCTCACCCGCCTCTCCAGTGCAGGTTGCCTCAGAAACATTATCGGCTGCCATTCTGCCGGCCATCCCCACAGGAGGAACAGCCCCAGGACTGAGCACTGTTGATACGTCTAACACCGTTACCACAGAGACCGTGAATACTGAGGCTCCTGCGGTTCCGTCGCTGTTGGCACAATCAACGTCCGAGAGCTTGCCCCATCCAATTGCTTCTCCAACGGTTCAGCAGCCTAGACCGCAGATTGCCGTTGCTCCGCTGCCTGAAGCATCAGTAGGTCCATTGGGTGTTGATTCAGAGCCAGGCCTAATGATGGAATCCAATCCAGGCTCTCAAGTTAACCCCTATGTGGCTAGCTTGCTGTCGGAAATTAAGACCTTGAGGCAGCGCAATCAACCTGCAACTGTTTCAGAAGCGCAATCAGTTCCAGCCCAAGAGCCACCGGAACGCGCTGCTGCTGTCGTTTCCCCATCGAGTGCCAGTGAAGTTGCAGTTTCGCCCCACTTCAACCCAGCGGCTGTCGAGCGTCAGGTTGGGGAAACTCGTCCCATTAGTAATGCCACGCAAACAACACCTGCATCACCAAATTTGGTGGCAGCGGCTCCGTTGGGGTCAGAAAGTTACGATCCATTGCTTCAACCCATTACAGGGCGGATGGTATCGCCAGATTTACCCCCACTGCCGGGCGCTGATACATTCTTGCCTGAAGATGGATTGTTCAACGGATACATTTGGCCATCTACGGGCTTACTAACGTCAGGCTATGGCTGGCGGTGGGGTCGGATGCACCAGGGCATTGATATTGCTGCCGATATTGGTACTCCAATCTATGCGGCTGCGACTGGAGTAATCGAATTTGCCGGGTGGAATTCTGGCGGCTACGGCAACATGGTTGAAGTGCGTCATCCCGATGGCAGTATGACTCGCTATGCCCATATGAACGCTGTTTATGTGCGGGTTGGTCAAGCAGTCAGACAGGGTGAACAACTCGGTGAAATGGGTAGCACTGGATACAGTACTGGCCCCCATCTACACTTCGAGGTACATCTGCCCAATCAAGGTACGGTCAATCCGATCGCTTACTTACCGCCTCAATAG
- a CDS encoding DNA double-strand break repair nuclease NurA, with product MLDLIKLARQLQDIGQHLNDEATAARLRLERAQTLLQQARDRQTELVEQQQAWRDRMGFTAATPLEPLDTRLDLTAAPPVHTVIATDGSQIAPSHHEIAYCYLINVGRVVLHYGQNRHPILDSLPEVFYRPDDLYGSRQWGIRTEEWMGYRRTVSEAVVLAELGTSVRSNLQSAPNPRHWSQREPAEVTEVTYEQTTLDGILAPSSLLAHPCLAMVDGSLIHWFLEPLPMEARDRILPPILDAWNQLQAARIPLVGYLSVARSGEALNFLRLHSCPYSAPDCLTHCPGATDQAPCQVFAPLRDTALWELLLEPGQRGPIWRSSAKILECYGDHTICFCYVHMGSEIARVEFPLWVATDPTLLTIALSLTLTQVQKGYGYPVALAEAHNQAVVRGGDRARFFALLEQQMIRAGLKNIGTSYKEARKRGSIA from the coding sequence ATGCTCGATCTGATTAAACTGGCTCGGCAACTTCAAGATATTGGTCAACATCTTAATGATGAGGCGACAGCAGCACGATTACGGCTAGAGCGGGCCCAAACCTTGCTTCAGCAAGCCCGCGATCGTCAAACCGAACTGGTTGAGCAACAACAGGCATGGCGCGATCGGATGGGGTTTACGGCTGCTACTCCACTGGAACCGTTGGACACACGCCTTGATCTAACCGCCGCTCCGCCTGTGCACACAGTAATTGCTACCGACGGCTCCCAAATTGCCCCCAGTCATCATGAAATTGCCTACTGTTATCTCATCAATGTGGGGCGTGTGGTGCTGCATTATGGGCAAAATCGCCATCCGATACTAGATAGCCTGCCAGAAGTGTTCTATCGTCCCGATGATTTATATGGATCTCGACAGTGGGGCATTCGCACCGAGGAATGGATGGGGTATCGTCGCACGGTGTCTGAGGCTGTGGTTTTAGCGGAACTTGGCACAAGTGTTCGATCGAATCTTCAGTCTGCCCCCAATCCCCGCCATTGGTCTCAACGTGAACCCGCTGAAGTCACCGAAGTAACCTATGAACAAACAACGCTGGATGGTATTCTTGCTCCTTCGTCGCTCCTTGCTCATCCCTGTCTAGCCATGGTCGATGGTTCTCTGATTCACTGGTTTCTGGAACCATTGCCCATGGAAGCCCGCGATCGAATTTTGCCTCCTATTCTGGACGCTTGGAATCAGCTACAGGCGGCTAGAATTCCGCTGGTAGGATATCTCAGCGTTGCCCGCAGTGGCGAGGCTCTAAATTTTCTGCGATTGCACAGTTGCCCATACTCGGCTCCTGATTGCCTCACTCATTGCCCTGGCGCAACCGATCAAGCTCCTTGCCAAGTGTTCGCTCCGCTGCGGGACACAGCGTTGTGGGAACTGCTACTAGAGCCAGGACAGCGCGGCCCGATTTGGCGCAGTTCAGCCAAAATTTTGGAGTGTTACGGCGACCACACCATTTGCTTCTGCTACGTCCATATGGGGTCAGAAATTGCACGAGTAGAATTTCCGTTATGGGTAGCTACCGATCCAACCTTACTGACGATTGCCCTTAGCTTGACGCTGACTCAAGTGCAGAAAGGCTACGGATATCCAGTTGCCCTGGCAGAGGCGCACAATCAAGCCGTGGTGCGAGGGGGCGATCGGGCCCGGTTCTTTGCCTTGTTAGAGCAACAAATGATTCGCGCTGGACTTAAAAATATTGGGACTTCCTATAAAGAAGCCCGAAAACGTGGCAGTATTGCGTGA
- a CDS encoding PadR family transcriptional regulator: protein MALAQAVLSLLSHKPSSGYEIAKAFDGSVGYFWQATHQQIYRELKKLEEQQWVSVEVIPQEKSLDKKVYALTPLGQQKLAEWIDEETELGPLREDILVKVFAGHLVPSPVLLRQLEHHRRQHLKRLATYESIAADYFPTPDQLTFEQRCQYLTLRRGIRNEQDWIAWCDEAIEALQP, encoded by the coding sequence ATGGCACTGGCGCAAGCAGTTCTATCGTTGTTATCGCACAAGCCCTCTAGTGGGTATGAAATCGCCAAAGCGTTTGATGGCTCAGTGGGCTATTTTTGGCAAGCGACACATCAGCAAATCTATCGGGAATTAAAAAAGCTAGAGGAACAACAGTGGGTCAGCGTGGAAGTGATTCCGCAAGAAAAGTCGCTAGACAAAAAAGTCTATGCCCTGACGCCGCTGGGTCAGCAAAAACTAGCCGAGTGGATCGATGAGGAAACCGAACTGGGGCCGCTGCGGGAAGATATTTTGGTGAAAGTGTTTGCAGGGCATTTGGTGCCATCGCCAGTGCTGCTGAGGCAGCTTGAGCATCATCGCCGTCAACACCTAAAGCGGTTGGCTACTTATGAATCGATCGCCGCGGACTATTTCCCCACCCCCGACCAACTCACCTTTGAGCAACGCTGCCAATACTTGACACTGCGGCGCGGCATCCGCAATGAGCAAGATTGGATTGCCTGGTGTGATGAAGCGATCGAGGCGTTGCAGCCGTAG
- a CDS encoding Coq4 family protein — MRLEDLRKLNLDMLITLKGLVSLMRDPEQTNSVFDVEDGLRHTKAAQLATDYAKSKPGVADIFAERYLAPPPDVPSLLKLPDDSLGHAYALYITEAGFDPNFYRKTEIEDDVTYLFMRMRQTHDIWHVVTGFGVDVNAELGLKAFEIAQVHRTLSAMLVAGGLLRTLFKTPENLDGLLEQVAIGYRMGARAKPFLAQKWEEHWEKPVAVWRRELNVEPATTYIP, encoded by the coding sequence ATGCGACTCGAAGATTTGCGCAAGTTAAACCTTGATATGCTGATTACGTTGAAAGGACTCGTTTCCTTAATGCGTGATCCAGAGCAAACCAATTCGGTGTTTGATGTTGAAGATGGGTTGCGCCACACCAAAGCGGCTCAACTAGCTACCGACTATGCCAAGTCCAAACCTGGTGTAGCTGACATTTTTGCGGAGCGGTATTTGGCTCCTCCACCCGATGTTCCATCCTTGCTCAAGCTGCCAGATGATTCGCTGGGTCATGCCTATGCCCTTTACATCACCGAAGCCGGGTTTGATCCCAATTTCTACCGCAAAACTGAGATCGAAGACGATGTGACGTATCTGTTTATGCGAATGCGGCAAACCCATGATATTTGGCATGTGGTTACAGGTTTTGGTGTTGATGTCAATGCCGAATTAGGATTAAAAGCCTTTGAAATTGCTCAAGTTCACCGCACTCTTTCGGCGATGCTAGTAGCAGGTGGGTTGCTCCGAACTCTCTTCAAAACCCCCGAAAATTTGGATGGATTACTAGAACAAGTGGCGATCGGGTATCGTATGGGTGCCAGAGCTAAGCCATTTTTGGCTCAAAAGTGGGAAGAGCATTGGGAAAAACCTGTGGCGGTTTGGCGCCGCGAACTGAACGTTGAACCCGCTACGACCTATATACCGTAG
- a CDS encoding ABA4-like family protein, with protein sequence MNLEFLFSAANLFVLPFWVLMIVLPNWGITRKVMSSLLPFVALAGLYLYLFINSLDPDTAGSFANPQLAELARLFADEKVTLTGWVHFLVADLFVGRWIYWEGQRTGLWTVHSLVLCLFAGPLGLLSHVATQGFVQLFTGRSPNDTAPLTTNDSSPPVTESAK encoded by the coding sequence ATGAACCTTGAATTTTTGTTTAGTGCCGCAAATCTATTTGTGCTACCCTTCTGGGTTCTGATGATTGTGTTGCCTAACTGGGGCATCACTCGTAAAGTCATGAGTTCATTGCTGCCGTTTGTAGCGCTAGCAGGACTTTATCTGTATCTATTCATCAATAGTCTTGATCCGGATACGGCAGGATCGTTTGCCAATCCCCAGCTTGCTGAGCTAGCTCGTCTGTTCGCCGACGAAAAAGTAACCTTGACGGGCTGGGTACACTTTCTGGTAGCAGATTTGTTTGTGGGTCGCTGGATTTATTGGGAAGGGCAGCGCACAGGTCTTTGGACCGTGCATTCGCTGGTGCTTTGTTTGTTTGCTGGGCCGTTGGGGTTGTTGTCCCATGTTGCGACTCAAGGATTTGTCCAGCTTTTCACGGGTCGATCGCCCAACGATACGGCACCACTGACAACAAATGACTCATCGCCACCCGTCACAGAATCAGCAAAATAG